One window of Chamaesiphon minutus PCC 6605 genomic DNA carries:
- the psbV gene encoding photosystem II cytochrome c-550: MFKRFLLLAVATILFAFQTLVTSANAIELDAATRTVKLNPEGETVTLNLKQVNQGRKLFASTCAQCHAGGVTKTDFNVGLSPVDLAGATPARDNIVALVDYMHHPTTYDGETPIAELHPSMESADIFTEMKNLSEDNMYAIAGHILMQPKIMGEQWGGGKTVR; encoded by the coding sequence ATGTTCAAGCGATTCTTGTTGCTGGCTGTGGCAACCATATTGTTTGCATTCCAAACCTTAGTCACTAGTGCTAATGCCATCGAACTTGATGCTGCAACGCGCACAGTCAAGTTAAACCCAGAGGGTGAAACTGTCACCCTCAATCTCAAACAAGTCAATCAAGGCAGAAAACTGTTTGCATCGACTTGTGCCCAATGTCATGCTGGTGGTGTTACTAAAACCGACTTTAACGTAGGTTTAAGCCCTGTAGATTTAGCTGGGGCAACACCCGCACGGGATAATATCGTCGCGCTGGTAGACTACATGCATCATCCCACTACCTACGACGGCGAAACTCCAATTGCGGAGTTGCACCCCAGTATGGAGAGTGCCGATATTTTCACTGAGATGAAAAACCTCTCAGAGGATAATATGTATGCTATTGCCGGACATATCCTGATGCAACCCAAAATCATGGGCGAGCAGTGGGGTGGTGGTAAAACTGTCAGATAG
- a CDS encoding IS4 family transposase, producing MTSRRRSNRDHAKKNHQPGVEDEIIAAQVEALLTPAIFNQSHYYRQLGLRNRLLNLPLMMAAVLTLLWRNVPGVRELSRMLGREGFLWCEPTQVSQQAIAQRFLTFPSELFERVFKELLPEFRVKWHQRKQRLLPQSIEFAQAKFERIWACDGSTLEAIFKKLDSLSDVPIGQLAGKMGVVIDLVTRLPIEIWFRENPKASDVNFEKDILNLVTSGTLLLLDRGFYHFQFWQELINRDIHFITRLKKGASLQIERVFSNSYSIRDRIVRMGSGTKKTPYITVRLVEIKVGKVWYSYLTSVLDPLNLPPYVVADLYGRRWRIEEAFNTVKRLLGLSYLWTGSVNGIKLQMWGTWLFYAVLVDLGDAVADELSLPFDRISLEMIYRGLYHFHVAHHKGLAANPVTYFAAPENQDLGIVKTVRKPNVKLIIAPFPDSMSRTDNFFFDSSPQARLTSAIAS from the coding sequence ATGACCAGCCGCCGAAGAAGTAACCGCGACCACGCCAAAAAGAACCACCAACCAGGTGTGGAAGATGAGATCATCGCCGCTCAAGTAGAGGCTTTATTGACACCAGCAATTTTCAATCAAAGTCATTACTACCGACAATTAGGGCTGAGAAATCGGCTGTTAAATTTACCCTTGATGATGGCAGCAGTGCTGACGCTACTGTGGCGGAATGTGCCAGGAGTCAGAGAACTAAGCCGAATGTTAGGGCGAGAAGGATTTTTGTGGTGTGAGCCAACACAAGTAAGTCAACAGGCGATTGCACAAAGATTTCTGACCTTTCCATCTGAGTTATTTGAGAGAGTGTTTAAGGAATTACTGCCAGAATTTAGAGTGAAGTGGCACCAGAGAAAACAGCGATTGTTGCCACAAAGCATTGAATTTGCTCAAGCAAAATTTGAGCGGATTTGGGCATGTGATGGCTCCACATTGGAAGCGATATTCAAGAAATTAGATAGCTTATCTGATGTGCCAATCGGACAACTAGCGGGAAAAATGGGAGTAGTCATAGATTTGGTGACGAGATTGCCGATTGAAATCTGGTTTAGAGAAAATCCCAAAGCTTCAGATGTTAATTTTGAGAAAGATATCCTGAATTTAGTAACATCGGGCACTTTATTGCTCTTGGATCGAGGCTTCTATCATTTCCAATTTTGGCAAGAATTAATTAACAGAGATATTCATTTTATTACTCGATTAAAAAAAGGTGCATCGCTACAGATAGAGCGAGTATTTAGCAATAGTTATAGTATCCGTGACCGAATAGTGCGGATGGGGTCTGGCACCAAAAAGACTCCATATATAACTGTAAGATTAGTCGAAATTAAAGTGGGTAAAGTCTGGTATTCTTATCTAACTAGTGTACTCGACCCATTGAATCTTCCTCCCTATGTAGTCGCCGATTTGTACGGAAGACGGTGGCGAATTGAAGAGGCTTTTAATACTGTTAAACGATTGCTCGGGTTGAGTTATTTATGGACTGGTTCAGTTAATGGAATTAAATTACAGATGTGGGGGACTTGGCTGTTTTATGCAGTTCTAGTCGATTTAGGTGATGCTGTAGCTGATGAATTATCTCTCCCATTCGACCGCATTTCTTTAGAGATGATTTATCGAGGTCTTTATCACTTTCATGTAGCTCATCATAAAGGTTTAGCTGCCAATCCAGTCACCTATTTTGCTGCCCCAGAGAATCAAGATTTAGGTATTGTTAAAACTGTTCGTAAACCTAATGTTAAGTTAATTATTGCACCTTTTCCTGATTCTATGAGTCGAACAGACAATTTTTTCTTCGACTCATCGCCTCAAGCCCGCTTGACAAGTGCGATCGCTTCTTAA
- a CDS encoding DNA double-strand break repair nuclease NurA, whose translation MLDINKVAKQLPGIGQHLVKETAANQHRLQLATASLQQAIDRQVELAAIQQQWGNRLFFNSSVPVEPLDTRIDIAAPPPQQTVLATDGSQIAPSHHEIAYCYLINVGRVMIHYGQNLHPLLDSIPEVFYQQEDLYISRQWGISTEEWLGYRRAVSEATVLAELGCNWVNPPFGFEDRPESVSAVRKPRVPTLAMVDGSLVYWFLEQLPTDAREQILNPILAAWEELRIAGIPIVGYLSSSRSIDNLNLLRLLTCPHDVPDCPTHCADASKLPCQQFEGVRDTTLWNTQLSPGQRSCWWQSTAKILDWYDDRHKVYFCYLNVGTEIARVEVPAWVAQDERLSGMALSLIIAQVNKGYGYPVALAEAHNQAVVRGADRSSFFALLEQELIKTGLKNIGTSYKETRKRGSIA comes from the coding sequence ATGCTAGACATTAACAAGGTTGCTAAACAATTACCTGGAATCGGTCAACACTTAGTCAAGGAAACTGCGGCAAATCAGCATCGGTTACAATTGGCAACAGCTTCGCTCCAGCAAGCGATCGATCGACAGGTAGAATTAGCGGCAATTCAACAGCAGTGGGGTAATCGATTATTTTTTAACTCATCTGTCCCTGTCGAACCTCTCGATACCCGCATCGATATTGCCGCGCCGCCACCCCAACAAACCGTACTGGCGACTGATGGTTCTCAAATTGCCCCCAGTCATCATGAAATTGCCTATTGCTACCTGATTAATGTTGGAAGAGTGATGATTCATTACGGGCAAAATTTGCACCCATTGCTCGACAGCATTCCCGAAGTTTTTTATCAACAAGAAGATTTATATATCTCCCGTCAGTGGGGGATTAGTACCGAGGAATGGTTGGGTTATCGTCGAGCTGTTTCTGAAGCCACAGTCTTAGCAGAATTGGGTTGTAACTGGGTGAATCCACCATTTGGGTTTGAAGATCGCCCTGAGTCTGTTTCTGCTGTCAGGAAGCCGCGCGTACCCACCTTAGCCATGGTAGATGGCTCGCTAGTCTACTGGTTTCTCGAACAATTACCGACCGATGCCCGCGAGCAAATTCTCAATCCGATTTTAGCGGCTTGGGAAGAGTTGCGGATCGCCGGAATTCCGATCGTGGGTTATCTGAGTTCTTCGCGCAGTATCGACAATCTCAATCTACTGCGATTATTAACTTGTCCGCACGATGTCCCCGATTGTCCGACACATTGTGCCGATGCGAGTAAACTACCCTGTCAACAATTTGAAGGCGTCAGAGATACGACTCTGTGGAATACCCAACTATCACCAGGACAACGCAGTTGTTGGTGGCAAAGTACCGCCAAAATTTTAGACTGGTATGACGATCGCCACAAGGTATATTTTTGTTATCTAAATGTGGGGACAGAGATTGCCAGAGTTGAAGTTCCCGCTTGGGTGGCTCAAGACGAGCGGCTATCGGGTATGGCTTTAAGTTTAATTATCGCTCAAGTCAATAAGGGTTATGGTTATCCGGTTGCGTTAGCCGAAGCTCACAATCAAGCTGTAGTCAGAGGCGCAGATCGATCGAGCTTTTTTGCCCTATTAGAACAAGAACTAATCAAAACCGGACTCAAAAATATCGGCACATCTTACAAGGAGACGAGGAAGCGGGGGAGTATTGCCTAG
- a CDS encoding serine/threonine protein kinase, with protein MRDEFYGRLLVQRYQLLEIAGKGSMGQVYQAKDTLLGGVIVAVKFLSRSKMNQRVRDRFMREATVSALLGEKSIHIVKVRDYGVDDEEMPFYVMEYLKGDSLKDVMQNKPMPLPKFFSFMRQICLGLQCAHDGIEIDGNITQVVHRDIKPSNIIITKDATLGELVKVLDFGIALLKSDESPTGFMGTPAYCSPEQMDGKTLDNRADIYSLGIMMFQMLTGELPLKPKASSFEGWFQSHHYQTPKLFNEVKAKLDLPQQLMDIVNKCMAKTATQRPSSVTEVLKVLEQIEQNQSQVSAPLITKNQGQESSAQLKTPPTADDICRQSIWPKDKPRAEIVFPQLIPHEQTELATMWIMLARSDIEKYQNNKPHSQFLFVGSPHPMLLWLTTLYQDEQQHRMLPCYLDLKKPLGEKILQILTQTSTYRLVLFALEGDEHCVCTILGKIPTRKTQLLKEWLTESQNTPSTHSQIKESKRSLKEELETLKPKLVASLQRQISKK; from the coding sequence GTGAGAGATGAATTTTATGGCCGTTTACTCGTACAACGCTATCAACTGTTAGAGATAGCGGGGAAAGGCTCTATGGGGCAAGTGTATCAGGCAAAGGATACGCTTTTGGGCGGCGTAATTGTGGCCGTGAAATTTTTATCGCGATCTAAAATGAACCAACGGGTGCGCGATAGGTTTATGCGCGAAGCTACAGTTAGCGCGCTATTAGGCGAAAAAAGTATCCATATCGTCAAAGTGCGCGACTATGGCGTTGATGATGAGGAAATGCCCTTCTATGTGATGGAATATCTCAAGGGAGATAGTCTCAAAGATGTGATGCAGAATAAACCCATGCCTCTGCCCAAGTTTTTTAGCTTTATGCGACAGATCTGCTTGGGACTACAATGTGCCCATGATGGGATTGAAATCGATGGCAATATTACCCAAGTCGTCCATCGCGATATTAAACCGAGCAATATTATCATCACCAAAGATGCCACTCTAGGAGAACTAGTAAAAGTACTAGATTTTGGGATCGCGCTACTTAAATCTGATGAGTCACCCACTGGATTTATGGGCACACCTGCTTATTGTTCTCCCGAACAGATGGATGGCAAAACATTAGATAATCGCGCCGATATCTATAGTTTGGGAATTATGATGTTCCAAATGTTGACGGGAGAACTACCGTTAAAACCTAAAGCTAGTTCCTTTGAAGGTTGGTTTCAATCCCATCACTACCAAACGCCAAAGTTATTTAATGAAGTCAAAGCTAAACTAGATTTGCCACAACAATTGATGGATATCGTCAATAAATGTATGGCAAAAACAGCGACTCAAAGACCGAGCAGCGTCACCGAAGTCCTGAAAGTACTCGAACAAATCGAGCAAAACCAATCGCAAGTATCAGCTCCACTAATAACTAAAAATCAAGGCCAAGAATCTAGCGCACAGCTAAAAACACCACCGACTGCTGACGATATTTGTCGTCAAAGTATTTGGCCTAAAGATAAACCTAGAGCAGAAATAGTTTTTCCGCAACTAATTCCGCACGAGCAAACAGAATTAGCCACGATGTGGATCATGCTCGCTCGTAGCGATATTGAGAAGTACCAAAATAATAAACCGCATTCGCAGTTTCTATTTGTCGGTTCGCCCCATCCAATGTTACTGTGGCTGACTACACTATACCAAGACGAGCAGCAACATCGGATGTTGCCCTGCTATCTCGATCTCAAAAAACCGCTCGGTGAGAAAATACTCCAAATTCTCACCCAGACAAGCACCTATCGATTGGTACTATTTGCGCTCGAAGGCGATGAACACTGCGTCTGCACGATCTTAGGCAAAATTCCGACTCGCAAAACTCAACTCCTTAAAGAATGGCTGACAGAAAGTCAAAACACCCCCAGCACCCACAGTCAAATTAAAGAAAGCAAGCGATCGCTCAAAGAAGAGTTAGAAACTCTCAAACCAAAGCTAGTAGCTAGTCTTCAGCGACAGATCTCGAAGAAATAG
- a CDS encoding aldehyde dehydrogenase family protein, whose translation MEHANANPSIASVLHHSVRAGRHLALTNSKQREQAIGAMATALRGSFHDILEANTLDLEASRELGISDLLIEWLKLTPERLQRYIDLLYKLGEISSMCGNADLSSEVGDRHRYSQVKPLGTVAFIYEALPELGAIAAAMSIKTGNSIILRGGAEAQHTNLAISIALRIGLEQADFPVDAVQLVDSAPSLLYELLTRTQQVNLVIPYGRPSLIHQVTQQATVSVLPAAIGNCYLYWGANGNMELVRHAICDSHVGEPDAVNAIEKVLIHADRSSTSLTMLWKSLKERGFRLHGDRELVSSYGEYLQIAQDGEWYQPYLRKIIAFRSVQSVDEAISTIDRFSSGHADCIVTDSYLETQQFVAGVNSACVYINASPRFYRHQRGSDRVLLGMSNYHGSQRGAIGLSTLIATQQVTMG comes from the coding sequence ATGGAACATGCGAATGCCAACCCTAGCATAGCTAGTGTTTTACACCACTCAGTGCGAGCTGGACGACACCTGGCCTTAACTAATAGCAAGCAAAGAGAACAGGCCATCGGCGCAATGGCGACGGCCTTGCGAGGGTCTTTTCACGATATTCTCGAAGCTAACACTCTCGATTTGGAAGCAAGTCGCGAATTAGGTATTTCCGATCTGCTCATCGAGTGGTTAAAGCTCACTCCCGAACGTCTCCAAAGGTACATCGATCTGCTGTACAAATTAGGCGAAATTTCATCGATGTGCGGTAATGCCGATTTGAGTTCGGAAGTAGGAGATCGCCATCGCTACAGTCAGGTTAAACCGTTAGGAACGGTGGCTTTTATTTATGAGGCATTGCCAGAACTCGGTGCAATCGCGGCGGCAATGAGTATCAAAACGGGTAATAGTATCATTCTCCGAGGAGGGGCAGAGGCACAACACACTAATTTAGCAATCTCCATTGCCCTCAGAATCGGCTTAGAACAGGCCGATTTTCCTGTAGATGCCGTCCAGTTAGTTGACTCGGCTCCAAGCTTGCTATACGAGCTATTAACTCGTACTCAGCAAGTCAATTTAGTCATTCCTTACGGGCGACCGAGTTTGATCCATCAAGTGACACAACAGGCAACTGTATCGGTTTTACCTGCGGCGATCGGCAATTGTTATTTATATTGGGGTGCAAATGGCAATATGGAGCTAGTCCGTCATGCCATCTGCGATAGTCATGTCGGCGAGCCGGATGCTGTCAATGCGATCGAAAAAGTCTTGATTCATGCCGACAGGTCTTCGACATCTCTAACAATGCTGTGGAAAAGTTTAAAAGAGCGGGGGTTCCGACTTCATGGCGATCGAGAATTAGTCTCTAGTTATGGCGAATACTTACAAATAGCTCAAGATGGGGAATGGTATCAGCCCTATTTACGCAAAATAATTGCTTTTAGATCGGTTCAAAGCGTGGATGAAGCGATCTCGACGATCGATCGCTTCAGTAGTGGACACGCTGATTGTATCGTTACCGATTCCTATTTAGAAACCCAGCAATTTGTCGCTGGGGTTAATAGTGCTTGCGTGTATATCAATGCTTCGCCGCGCTTTTATCGCCATCAGCGAGGGAGCGATCGGGTGTTGTTGGGGATGTCCAATTATCATGGCTCCCAGCGAGGCGCGATCGGACTATCGACTTTAATTGCCACGCAGCAGGTCACGATGGGTTAA
- the petJ gene encoding cytochrome c6 PetJ, producing the protein MKKLISILTVAFALFTITFSSPALAGDAASGSKIFSANCAACHAGGNNVIMANKNLKKEALAQYGMNSVAAITTQVTNGKNAMPAFGGRLSAAQIEDVATYVLAQSEKGW; encoded by the coding sequence TTGAAGAAGCTGATTTCGATTTTAACCGTAGCGTTCGCGCTGTTTACAATTACATTTAGCAGTCCTGCTCTAGCTGGCGACGCTGCTAGCGGTAGCAAAATCTTCAGTGCTAATTGTGCAGCTTGTCATGCTGGTGGCAACAATGTCATTATGGCCAACAAGAATCTCAAAAAAGAAGCTCTGGCACAATACGGGATGAACTCGGTTGCAGCTATTACTACTCAAGTAACTAACGGGAAGAATGCTATGCCTGCTTTTGGGGGCAGACTCAGTGCCGCTCAAATCGAAGATGTAGCTACTTATGTTTTGGCTCAATCGGAAAAAGGTTGGTAA
- a CDS encoding anhydro-N-acetylmuramic acid kinase, with the protein MATVDETAMKVIGLMSGTSVDGIDAALVEITGTTLDLRAELLAGETYPYPEQWRSQILAVCGGAKLSMLELADLDDAIATCFARAAMAIQERYKTDVPDGASATLIGSHGQTVFHRPTTDSKMGYSLQLGRGELIAAIAQITTIDNFRAADIAAGGQGAPLVPKTDAYLLGDPVEHRYVQNIGGIGNVTYLPPTSQPDWEQKVCGWDTGPGNSLLDLAVTQLSEGKLTFDRDGAWAATGNVCEPLVRQWLTQAYFCTPPPKSTGRELFGAEYLKNCLADAIPYQLTPADLLATLTDLTASSIADSYRQFLPQLSTAANAKGSQRVLLCGGGSRNLYLRQRLQHHLPHTQIATTDEAGVDGDYKEAIAFAVLAYWRDRQIPGNLPTATGAKQPMLLGDVHPLE; encoded by the coding sequence ATCGCCACAGTAGATGAAACAGCTATGAAAGTAATTGGATTAATGAGTGGGACATCGGTCGATGGCATCGATGCCGCGTTGGTAGAAATTACGGGCACGACACTCGATTTGCGAGCAGAGCTACTGGCTGGCGAAACTTATCCCTATCCAGAGCAGTGGCGATCTCAAATTCTGGCGGTTTGCGGTGGGGCAAAATTATCGATGTTAGAATTAGCCGACTTAGATGATGCGATCGCAACGTGTTTTGCACGAGCGGCGATGGCGATTCAGGAACGCTACAAAACTGATGTTCCAGACGGAGCGAGCGCGACTTTAATCGGTTCGCACGGTCAAACCGTCTTTCATCGCCCGACAACCGATAGTAAGATGGGGTATAGTCTCCAACTCGGTAGAGGCGAATTAATTGCCGCGATCGCCCAAATAACCACGATCGATAACTTTCGGGCTGCGGACATCGCCGCAGGCGGACAAGGTGCGCCCCTAGTACCCAAAACCGATGCTTATCTACTCGGCGATCCGGTCGAACATCGCTACGTTCAGAATATTGGTGGGATTGGCAATGTCACCTATTTACCACCTACCAGTCAGCCCGATTGGGAGCAAAAAGTCTGCGGTTGGGATACTGGGCCGGGAAATAGTTTACTCGACTTAGCCGTCACCCAACTGAGCGAGGGTAAATTAACATTCGATCGCGATGGGGCTTGGGCGGCTACAGGTAATGTTTGCGAGCCATTAGTCCGCCAATGGTTGACACAAGCATATTTTTGCACCCCGCCACCCAAATCGACAGGGAGAGAACTATTTGGTGCAGAATATCTCAAAAATTGTCTCGCCGATGCGATACCATATCAACTTACGCCCGCCGATTTACTAGCAACTCTTACTGACTTAACAGCTAGCAGCATTGCTGATAGTTACCGCCAATTTTTACCGCAGTTGTCTACGGCTGCCAATGCCAAGGGATCTCAGCGAGTATTACTGTGTGGGGGCGGCAGCCGCAATCTTTATTTACGCCAGCGGCTCCAACATCACTTGCCACATACTCAGATCGCGACTACCGATGAGGCGGGAGTCGATGGCGATTATAAAGAAGCGATCGCTTTTGCCGTCTTAGCCTATTGGCGAGATCGCCAGATTCCGGGCAACTTGCCCACAGCCACTGGCGCAAAACAGCCAATGCTCTTGGGAGATGTCCATCCTCTCGAATGA
- the rpsP gene encoding 30S ribosomal protein S16, with protein sequence MIKIRLKRFGKKREASYRLVATQSTSRRDGRPLEELGFYNPRTDEVRLDNDAILKRLQQGAQPTETVRRLLEKANLIERKAKAIEQGT encoded by the coding sequence ATGATTAAAATACGGCTCAAAAGATTTGGTAAAAAGCGCGAAGCTAGCTACCGTTTAGTCGCAACGCAAAGTACTAGCAGACGTGACGGTCGCCCCTTGGAAGAATTAGGTTTCTACAACCCCAGAACCGATGAAGTTCGTCTCGATAACGACGCGATCCTCAAAAGACTCCAACAAGGTGCCCAACCCACAGAGACAGTGCGCCGACTGTTGGAAAAGGCCAACTTAATCGAGAGAAAAGCGAAAGCGATCGAGCAAGGTACTTAG
- a CDS encoding KH domain-containing protein gives MTVSTHQSHVPDYGQLVKFLFQPFLSATDTMAIDCELTLDRRRVWIRVALGSADQGTAFGRGGRNIQAVRTVLAAAAAAVGQSIHLDVYGSSASSRHRDSDDGRDSQQGSNGETANTGEYRPPISKPVRAAPNRRTPNGQERRSNGDSPSVPPPRPRR, from the coding sequence GTGACAGTTTCGACTCATCAATCTCATGTGCCTGACTATGGGCAACTGGTCAAATTTTTATTCCAACCATTTTTGAGTGCAACAGATACGATGGCGATCGATTGCGAACTGACGCTCGATCGCCGTCGAGTGTGGATTCGCGTGGCCCTAGGCAGTGCCGACCAAGGTACTGCCTTCGGTCGAGGTGGCCGGAATATTCAGGCAGTGCGGACAGTTTTAGCCGCCGCCGCCGCCGCTGTCGGTCAATCGATTCATTTAGATGTCTATGGCAGTAGTGCTAGCTCCAGACATCGCGACTCGGATGATGGACGTGATTCCCAGCAAGGCTCTAATGGTGAGACAGCTAACACTGGCGAATACCGTCCGCCGATTAGCAAACCCGTTCGCGCGGCACCCAATCGCCGCACCCCTAATGGCCAAGAGCGGCGCAGCAACGGCGATAGTCCGAGCGTACCCCCACCACGCCCCCGCCGTTAG